The Drosophila innubila isolate TH190305 chromosome 3R unlocalized genomic scaffold, UK_Dinn_1.0 2_E_3R, whole genome shotgun sequence genome has a segment encoding these proteins:
- the LOC117790078 gene encoding ATP-binding cassette sub-family A member 3-like isoform X3 — translation MAQISNWDKFVLLLWKNWILQWSRKRQLFFELLFPIIYPLLLIMVHSHVEIKQMPAVHYPPLSIDNLDLFRYSDSTILLKSTEIPQYSLYYSPKNDVLDSVVGEAAKSLGLNHTGFKDAKTLQTSVLESNAFAGIEFDESWSDLKELPDNFKYTMRFPSELRTSIFGFGSTWETNKIFWDTGESGPRNLEYNDGGVPAGYLREGFIPIQHALSMSYIRKKSGQEELPEVVMQRYPHPPYDYDALLQYLDKILSSIMLLSFLSPFVTITRYVTAEKEKQQKEVMKIMGLNNWLHWAAWFVTSFTQLMISAIIMVALLKIPWKNGVAILSKCSFTALLFFIMIYIVATICFCFMIAPIFTKASTASAVTGVILCIAYLPLTSIDPNTLSLASKLGWSLISNTALKLGVTLIVQFENTDDGFQWNKIFPPASINDLTVGDVMIMMVISSAIYLCIGLYIEQVFPGDFGVPRKWYFPFTRSFWFGERINENIPYNNDQVNRRSSAAFEAEPDDKKIGLLIRNMKKKFGKKLVVNGLSINMFEDEITVLLGHNGAGKTTTISMLTGMFPPTSGTAIINGCDIRTNIEGARMSLSICPQHNVLFDDMSVGNHLRFFSRMKGLKGDAVEAQVQKYLKLIELENKETSKAGTLSGGMKRKLSVCCALCGDSKVVLCDEPSSGMDPAARRQLWDLLRKEKMGRTILLTTHFMDEADVLGDRITIMCDGELKCYGSSFFLKKHFGSGYSLICVKEENCNPAEVTALLALYIPGIQPKSDIGAELSYALPDKYSDRFEKMLGALEDRSAELHLSGYGIGITSMEEVFMKVGAEINAESDAMENRKKAGADWKGTSRYSDDGNESMRSDRAFTDQNHLLRGMQLTLNQCHAMMMKKMLYTWRNKLLFFIQNLVPKLFVVITLLSSSALSSFRELPPMKICREQYPQTVTVMERYQNLTHNSTGTNVANHYEELAKSIGSSHLYASTGNKNFTKYILDLGASIQSHINTHYVVAASMGDDRIIAWLNNEPLHTAPLTVNMVHNAIARLYVGEDATIEVTNHPYPYSKKTELSEQILRQIMSTIMGIVMATNLGICMCFVSTMYILFLIKERQSRAKLLQFVSGVRVWTFWLINYIWDFFTLTITCVIIIITIFCFQVEGFMKFDELGRYFLLLIVFAFAVLPFTYLLSLLFEDPATGFSRVTTINMIFGVVVFWVVWIMSMLGDEEEKTSTLLSSIFRIFPHFSLVMGLNKAYSFVLTQSVCENYGSVSSKLICEMDSKCCNVDSIFRWDDPGIMKELVYMMCTGIVCFLVLVIGDMGLINELILIVRKRTIKAPPPPEVVDEDVERERQRILNMKPHEMAAKNLVLDRVSKCYGSFTAVNQVSLCVKEVECFGLLGVNGAGKTTTFKMLTGDEKISWGSAYVQGLNLQTHMGQVYRRIGYCPQFDALLDNVTGREMLRIFCLLRGVPKENIKPISEDLAKSFGFMKHIDKFTVTYSGGNKRKLSAAIAMIGSPSVIYLDEPTTGMDPAARRQLWNMVCSIRDSGKSIVLTSHSMEECEALCTRLAIMVNGEFKCIGSTQHLKNRFSKGLILKIKVRRSKSGLRSSQLGNGSRYRTQVSEVSIPSTPVQCQNSSDVPLLRSVKIIKIPHSSNDSLQRISDDQMDTAGSDRDNIDEVTAELRRNPDAIPGFSGQKMEDSIDNVKKFVDQHFPQAILQEEYYGMLTYYIPLDAIKWSKIFGLMEESRYKLNVEDYSISQTTLEEIFLHFARHQCEDPRTSQIKKLKKQQEIQNRREMRNQRHKKKAQSAETATTT, via the exons atggcACAAATATCAAACTGGGATAAATTTGTACTGTTGTTGTGGAAAAATTGGATCCTTCAATGGAGTCGCAAGCGGCAATTGTTTTTCGAACTATTATTTCCAATAATTTATCCATTGTTGTTGATTATGGTTCATAGTCACGTTGAAATAAAACAGATGCCTGCGGTGCACTATCCACCACTTTCTATAGATAATTTGGATCTGTTCAG atacagtGATTCGACGATTTTACTGAAGAGTACGGAAATTCCACAATATTCCCTATATTATTCCCCAAAAAATGATGTTCTGGATAGTGTGGTTGGTGAAGCGGCCAAAAGTTTGGGCTTAAACCATACGGGATTTAAGGATGCGAAAACTCTACAAACTAGTGTATTAGAAAGCAATGCCTTCGCTGGCATCGAATTTGATGAATCGTGGTCGGACTTAAAAGAATTGCCGGATAATTTTAAGTACACAATGCGATTTCCATCGGAACTGCGTACGTCAATCTTTGGGTTTGGTTCAACATGGGAAACTAATAAGATATTTTGGGATACCGGTGAGAGTGGACCTCGTAACCTCGAATATAATGATGGTGGAGTACCAGCCGGTTATCTACGTGAAGGTTTCATACCTATTCAGCATGCTTTGAGCATGTCCTATATAAGGAAAAAGTCGGGTCAAGAAGAATTACCTGAGGTTGTCATGCAACGGTATCCACATCCCCCCTATGACTATGATGCGTTGCTTCAGTATTTAGACAAAATATTATCATCTATTATGCTGCTCTCTTTCTTGTCTCCTTTCGTAACTATTACTAGG taTGTAACGGCAGAGAAGGagaaacaacaaaaggaaGTGATGAAAATAATGGGATTGAACAATTGGTTACATTGGGCCGCCTGGTTTGTCACATCGTTCACACAGCTTATGATTTCTGCAATAATCATGGTTGCATTGCTCAAGATACCTTGGAAAAACGGTGTTGCCATCTTATCCAAATGCAGCTTTACGGCactgttgttttttattatgatcTACATAGTCGCCACAATATGCTTCTGCTTTATGATCGCACCGATCTTTACAAAAGCGAGCACAGCGTCAGCTGTCACAGGAGTAATTTTGTGTATCGCTTATTTGCCACTCACTTCTATAGATCCTAATACGTTGTCGCTGGCTTCGAAGCTCGGATGGAGCTTAATATCAAACACGGCATTGAAATTGGGCGTGACGTTGATAGTCCAATTTGAGAACACTGATGACGGTTTTCAATGGAATAAGATCTTTCCGCCTGCTTCAATTAATGATCTAACTGTTGGCGACGTTATGATTATGATGGTCATCTCGAGTGCTATCTATTTGTGCATCGGTCTCTACATAGAACAGGTATTTCCGGGTGACTTTGGTGTACCACGCAAATGGTATTTCCCATTCACCCGTTCTTTCTGGTTCGGCGAACGAATTAACGAGAATATACCCTACAATAATGATCAAGTAAATCGGAGAAGTTCTGCGGCCTTCGAGGCCGAGCcagatgataaaaaaatagGCTTACTGATAAGAAATATGAAGAAGAAGTTTGGCAAAAAATTGGTTGTCAACggcttatcgataaatatgTTTGAGGACGAAATAACCGTACTTCTCGGACATAATGGAGCCGGAAAGACGaccacaatttcaatgttaaCGGGCATGTTTCCTCCCACATCCGGTACGGCGATCATTAATGGCTGCGATATTCGAACCAATATCGAGGGAGCTCGCATGTCCCTCAGCATTTGTCCGCAGCATAATGTTCTCTTCGATGATATGAGTGTGGGGAATCACCTACGTTTCTTCAGCCGCATGAAGGGACTGAAGGGTGATGCTGTGGAAGCGCAAGTCCAGAaatatctaaaattaattgaacttgaaaacaaagaaacaTCTAAAGCAGGAACATTATCGGGGGGCATGAAACGTAAACTGTCCGTTTGTTGTGCCCTTTGTGGCGACTCGAAGGTTGTCCTTTGCGATGAACCCAGCTCTGGAATGGATCCTGCAGCGCGACGACAACTCTGGGATCTATTGCGGAAAGAAAAGATGGGACGTACCATTCTCTTGACCACACATTTCATGGATGAGGCCGATGTCCTGGGCGATCGCATTACCATCATGTGCGACGGTGAGCTCAAGTGTTACGGTTCATCCTTCTTCCTCAAAAAACACTTCGGATCCGGCTATAGCTTG ATCTGTGTAAAGGAAGAAAATTGTAATCCCGCTGAAGTGACGGCCTTACTGGCCCTCTATATACCCGGAATACAGCCTAAGAGCGACATTGGTGCTGAATTATCATACGCATTGCCGGATAAATATTCCGATAGATTTGAGAAGATGCTCGGTGCACTCGAGGATCGATCTGCAGAATTGCATTTGAGTGGATATGGCATTGGTATCACCTCAATGGAGGAGGTCTTCATGAAGGTGGGCGCCGAAATCAATGCCGAAAGCGATGCCATGGAGAACCGCAAAAAGGCTGGAGCAGATTGGAAAGGTACCTCTCGTTATTCGGACGATGGTAATGAATCGATGCGGT CTGATCGGGCCTTCACAGATCAAAATCACTTGTTACGTGGAATGCAATTGACGTTGAATCAATGCCATGCCATGATGATGAAAAAGATGCTCTACACTTGGAGAAACAAACTATTGTTCTTTATACAGAATCTAGTgcctaaattatttgttgtcatCACTTTATTGTCATCAAGCGCACTAAGCTCATTCCGTGAACTACCGCCAATGAAAATATGCCGAGAGCAATATCCACAGACGGTTACGGTTATGGAAAGATACCAAAACCTAACACACAATTCAACTGGAACCAATGTGGCCAACCATTATGAGGAATTGGCCAAATCGATTGGTAGTTCTCATCTTTATGCGTCTACTGGCAATAAGAACTTTACCAAATATATCCTTGATCTCGGCGCTTCAATACAGTCGCATATCAATACCCATTATGTGGTTGCCGCAAGTATGGGAGATGATCGCATCATAGCCTGGTTAAATAATGAACCACTGCATACGGCCCCTTTAACTGTGAATATGGTGCACAATGCAATTGCTCGACTCTATGTTGGTGAAGATGCGACAATAGAAGTCACCAATCATCCATATCCATATAGCAAGAAAACGGAATTATCCGAACAGATTCTTAGACAAATTATGAGCACAATTATGGGGATAGTGATGGCAACGAATTTGGGCATTTGTATGTGCTTTGTGAGTAcgatgtatattttatttttgatcaaggAACGTCAGTCTCGTGccaaattattgcaatttgtgAGTGGAGTGAGAGTTTGGACATTTTGGTTAATCAATTACATTTGGGACTTTTTCACATTAACGATTACGTGtgtcattattataataaccATTTTTTGCTTCCAAGTGGAAGGTTTTATGAAATTCGATGAACTGGGACGATATTTTCTGTTGCTCATCGTGTTTGCTTTTGCCGTATTGCCCTTCACTTATCTACTCTCTTTGCTATTTGAGGATCCGGCAACGGGTTTTAGCCGCGTTACAACTATCAATATGATATTTGGCGTAGTCGTTTTCTGGGTGGTTTGGATCATGTCAATGTTAGGGGACGAAGAGGAAAAAACTTCTACTCTTCTCAGCTCTATATTCCGTATTTTTCCCCATTTTTCATTGGTGATGGGGCTGAATAAGGCATACAGTTTTGTTCTCACACAGAGTGTATGCGAAAATTACGGTAGTGTATCCTCTAAACTTATCTGTGAGATGGATTCAAAGTGCTGCA ATGTGGATTCTATATTTCGCTGGGACGATCCGGGTATTATGAAGGAACTTGTCTATATGATGTGCACAGGAATTGTCTGTTTCCTTGTGCTCGTCATAGGCGACATGGGCTTAATCAATGAGCTCATCCTTATCGTACGCAAGCGAACAAT AAAAGCACCGCCACCACCAGAGGTTGTCGATGAGGATGTGGAGAGGGAGCGTCAACGTATCCTGAATATGAAGCCACATGAAATGGCCGCCAAGAATCTGGTATTGGATCGTGTAAGCAAATGTTATGGCTCCTTCACGGCCGTCAACCAGGTGTCACTATGCGTCAAAGA GGTCGAGTGCTTTGGGCTATTGGGAGTCAATGGTGCCGGCAAGACGACAACGTTTAAGATGTTGACGGGCGATGAGAAAATCAGTTGGGGATCTGCGTATGTTCAGGGTCTGAATCTGCAGACCCATATGGGTCAAGTCTATAGACGAATTGGCTATTGTCCACAATTCGATGCATTACTAGATAATGTAACTGGACGTGAGATGTTAcgaatattttgtttacttcgtGGCGTTCCAAAGGAAAATATCAAACCAATTTCCGAGGATTTGGCCAAATCATTTGGTTTCATGAAGCATATCGATAAATTCACGGTCACCTACAGTGGCGGCAATAAGCGTAAGCTGAGTGCAGCGATTGCCATGATTGGATCACCATCGGTTATATATCTAGACGAGCCCACCACGGGCATGGATCCAGCTGCCCGACGTCAGCTGTGGAACATGGTCTGTAGCATTCGTGACTCGGGCAAATCCATTGTTCTCACTTCGCACAGCATGGAGGAATGCGAGGCACTTTGCACACGTCTCGCCATTATGGTGAATGGTGAATTCAAGTGCATTGGATCCACTCAGCATTTGAAGAACAGATTCTCCAAGGGTCTTATTCTTAAGATCAAAGTGCGACGCAGTAAAAGTGGTCTTAGATCCTCTCAGCT CGGCAACGGTAGCAGATATCGGACACAAGTTTCCGAAGTCTCAATACCATCGACACCGGTGCAATGTCAAAACTCGAGTGATGTTCCACTGCTTCGCAGTGTGAAGATCATTAAAATACCACACAG CAGCAATGACAGCTTGCAACGTATTTCTGATGATCAAATGGACACCGCAGGGAGCGATCGCGACAACATCGATGAAGTGACAGCAGAACTCAG GCGAAATCCGGATGCGATTCCAGGATTCAGTGGCCAGAAAATGGAGGATAGTATTGACAATGTGAAGAAGTTTGTGGATCAACATTTTCCACAAGCCATTTTACA
- the LOC117790078 gene encoding ATP-binding cassette sub-family A member 3-like isoform X1 — MAQISNWDKFVLLLWKNWILQWSRKRQLFFELLFPIIYPLLLIMVHSHVEIKQMPAVHYPPLSIDNLDLFRYSDSTILLKSTEIPQYSLYYSPKNDVLDSVVGEAAKSLGLNHTGFKDAKTLQTSVLESNAFAGIEFDESWSDLKELPDNFKYTMRFPSELRTSIFGFGSTWETNKIFWDTGESGPRNLEYNDGGVPAGYLREGFIPIQHALSMSYIRKKSGQEELPEVVMQRYPHPPYDYDALLQYLDKILSSIMLLSFLSPFVTITRYVTAEKEKQQKEVMKIMGLNNWLHWAAWFVTSFTQLMISAIIMVALLKIPWKNGVAILSKCSFTALLFFIMIYIVATICFCFMIAPIFTKASTASAVTGVILCIAYLPLTSIDPNTLSLASKLGWSLISNTALKLGVTLIVQFENTDDGFQWNKIFPPASINDLTVGDVMIMMVISSAIYLCIGLYIEQVFPGDFGVPRKWYFPFTRSFWFGERINENIPYNNDQVNRRSSAAFEAEPDDKKIGLLIRNMKKKFGKKLVVNGLSINMFEDEITVLLGHNGAGKTTTISMLTGMFPPTSGTAIINGCDIRTNIEGARMSLSICPQHNVLFDDMSVGNHLRFFSRMKGLKGDAVEAQVQKYLKLIELENKETSKAGTLSGGMKRKLSVCCALCGDSKVVLCDEPSSGMDPAARRQLWDLLRKEKMGRTILLTTHFMDEADVLGDRITIMCDGELKCYGSSFFLKKHFGSGYSLICVKEENCNPAEVTALLALYIPGIQPKSDIGAELSYALPDKYSDRFEKMLGALEDRSAELHLSGYGIGITSMEEVFMKVGAEINAESDAMENRKKAGADWKGTSRYSDDGNESMRSDRAFTDQNHLLRGMQLTLNQCHAMMMKKMLYTWRNKLLFFIQNLVPKLFVVITLLSSSALSSFRELPPMKICREQYPQTVTVMERYQNLTHNSTGTNVANHYEELAKSIGSSHLYASTGNKNFTKYILDLGASIQSHINTHYVVAASMGDDRIIAWLNNEPLHTAPLTVNMVHNAIARLYVGEDATIEVTNHPYPYSKKTELSEQILRQIMSTIMGIVMATNLGICMCFVSTMYILFLIKERQSRAKLLQFVSGVRVWTFWLINYIWDFFTLTITCVIIIITIFCFQVEGFMKFDELGRYFLLLIVFAFAVLPFTYLLSLLFEDPATGFSRVTTINMIFGVVVFWVVWIMSMLGDEEEKTSTLLSSIFRIFPHFSLVMGLNKAYSFVLTQSVCENYGSVSSKLICEMDSKCCNVDSIFRWDDPGIMKELVYMMCTGIVCFLVLVIGDMGLINELILIVRKRTIKAPPPPEVVDEDVERERQRILNMKPHEMAAKNLVLDRVSKCYGSFTAVNQVSLCVKEVECFGLLGVNGAGKTTTFKMLTGDEKISWGSAYVQGLNLQTHMGQVYRRIGYCPQFDALLDNVTGREMLRIFCLLRGVPKENIKPISEDLAKSFGFMKHIDKFTVTYSGGNKRKLSAAIAMIGSPSVIYLDEPTTGMDPAARRQLWNMVCSIRDSGKSIVLTSHSMEECEALCTRLAIMVNGEFKCIGSTQHLKNRFSKGLILKIKVRRSKSGLRSSQLSGNGSRYRTQVSEVSIPSTPVQCQNSSDVPLLRSVKIIKIPHSSNDSLQRISDDQMDTAGSDRDNIDEVTAELRRNPDAIPGFSGQKMEDSIDNVKKFVDQHFPQAILQEEYYGMLTYYIPLDAIKWSKIFGLMEESRYKLNVEDYSISQTTLEEIFLHFARHQCEDPRTSQIKKLKKQQEIQNRREMRNQRHKKKAQSAETATTT; from the exons atggcACAAATATCAAACTGGGATAAATTTGTACTGTTGTTGTGGAAAAATTGGATCCTTCAATGGAGTCGCAAGCGGCAATTGTTTTTCGAACTATTATTTCCAATAATTTATCCATTGTTGTTGATTATGGTTCATAGTCACGTTGAAATAAAACAGATGCCTGCGGTGCACTATCCACCACTTTCTATAGATAATTTGGATCTGTTCAG atacagtGATTCGACGATTTTACTGAAGAGTACGGAAATTCCACAATATTCCCTATATTATTCCCCAAAAAATGATGTTCTGGATAGTGTGGTTGGTGAAGCGGCCAAAAGTTTGGGCTTAAACCATACGGGATTTAAGGATGCGAAAACTCTACAAACTAGTGTATTAGAAAGCAATGCCTTCGCTGGCATCGAATTTGATGAATCGTGGTCGGACTTAAAAGAATTGCCGGATAATTTTAAGTACACAATGCGATTTCCATCGGAACTGCGTACGTCAATCTTTGGGTTTGGTTCAACATGGGAAACTAATAAGATATTTTGGGATACCGGTGAGAGTGGACCTCGTAACCTCGAATATAATGATGGTGGAGTACCAGCCGGTTATCTACGTGAAGGTTTCATACCTATTCAGCATGCTTTGAGCATGTCCTATATAAGGAAAAAGTCGGGTCAAGAAGAATTACCTGAGGTTGTCATGCAACGGTATCCACATCCCCCCTATGACTATGATGCGTTGCTTCAGTATTTAGACAAAATATTATCATCTATTATGCTGCTCTCTTTCTTGTCTCCTTTCGTAACTATTACTAGG taTGTAACGGCAGAGAAGGagaaacaacaaaaggaaGTGATGAAAATAATGGGATTGAACAATTGGTTACATTGGGCCGCCTGGTTTGTCACATCGTTCACACAGCTTATGATTTCTGCAATAATCATGGTTGCATTGCTCAAGATACCTTGGAAAAACGGTGTTGCCATCTTATCCAAATGCAGCTTTACGGCactgttgttttttattatgatcTACATAGTCGCCACAATATGCTTCTGCTTTATGATCGCACCGATCTTTACAAAAGCGAGCACAGCGTCAGCTGTCACAGGAGTAATTTTGTGTATCGCTTATTTGCCACTCACTTCTATAGATCCTAATACGTTGTCGCTGGCTTCGAAGCTCGGATGGAGCTTAATATCAAACACGGCATTGAAATTGGGCGTGACGTTGATAGTCCAATTTGAGAACACTGATGACGGTTTTCAATGGAATAAGATCTTTCCGCCTGCTTCAATTAATGATCTAACTGTTGGCGACGTTATGATTATGATGGTCATCTCGAGTGCTATCTATTTGTGCATCGGTCTCTACATAGAACAGGTATTTCCGGGTGACTTTGGTGTACCACGCAAATGGTATTTCCCATTCACCCGTTCTTTCTGGTTCGGCGAACGAATTAACGAGAATATACCCTACAATAATGATCAAGTAAATCGGAGAAGTTCTGCGGCCTTCGAGGCCGAGCcagatgataaaaaaatagGCTTACTGATAAGAAATATGAAGAAGAAGTTTGGCAAAAAATTGGTTGTCAACggcttatcgataaatatgTTTGAGGACGAAATAACCGTACTTCTCGGACATAATGGAGCCGGAAAGACGaccacaatttcaatgttaaCGGGCATGTTTCCTCCCACATCCGGTACGGCGATCATTAATGGCTGCGATATTCGAACCAATATCGAGGGAGCTCGCATGTCCCTCAGCATTTGTCCGCAGCATAATGTTCTCTTCGATGATATGAGTGTGGGGAATCACCTACGTTTCTTCAGCCGCATGAAGGGACTGAAGGGTGATGCTGTGGAAGCGCAAGTCCAGAaatatctaaaattaattgaacttgaaaacaaagaaacaTCTAAAGCAGGAACATTATCGGGGGGCATGAAACGTAAACTGTCCGTTTGTTGTGCCCTTTGTGGCGACTCGAAGGTTGTCCTTTGCGATGAACCCAGCTCTGGAATGGATCCTGCAGCGCGACGACAACTCTGGGATCTATTGCGGAAAGAAAAGATGGGACGTACCATTCTCTTGACCACACATTTCATGGATGAGGCCGATGTCCTGGGCGATCGCATTACCATCATGTGCGACGGTGAGCTCAAGTGTTACGGTTCATCCTTCTTCCTCAAAAAACACTTCGGATCCGGCTATAGCTTG ATCTGTGTAAAGGAAGAAAATTGTAATCCCGCTGAAGTGACGGCCTTACTGGCCCTCTATATACCCGGAATACAGCCTAAGAGCGACATTGGTGCTGAATTATCATACGCATTGCCGGATAAATATTCCGATAGATTTGAGAAGATGCTCGGTGCACTCGAGGATCGATCTGCAGAATTGCATTTGAGTGGATATGGCATTGGTATCACCTCAATGGAGGAGGTCTTCATGAAGGTGGGCGCCGAAATCAATGCCGAAAGCGATGCCATGGAGAACCGCAAAAAGGCTGGAGCAGATTGGAAAGGTACCTCTCGTTATTCGGACGATGGTAATGAATCGATGCGGT CTGATCGGGCCTTCACAGATCAAAATCACTTGTTACGTGGAATGCAATTGACGTTGAATCAATGCCATGCCATGATGATGAAAAAGATGCTCTACACTTGGAGAAACAAACTATTGTTCTTTATACAGAATCTAGTgcctaaattatttgttgtcatCACTTTATTGTCATCAAGCGCACTAAGCTCATTCCGTGAACTACCGCCAATGAAAATATGCCGAGAGCAATATCCACAGACGGTTACGGTTATGGAAAGATACCAAAACCTAACACACAATTCAACTGGAACCAATGTGGCCAACCATTATGAGGAATTGGCCAAATCGATTGGTAGTTCTCATCTTTATGCGTCTACTGGCAATAAGAACTTTACCAAATATATCCTTGATCTCGGCGCTTCAATACAGTCGCATATCAATACCCATTATGTGGTTGCCGCAAGTATGGGAGATGATCGCATCATAGCCTGGTTAAATAATGAACCACTGCATACGGCCCCTTTAACTGTGAATATGGTGCACAATGCAATTGCTCGACTCTATGTTGGTGAAGATGCGACAATAGAAGTCACCAATCATCCATATCCATATAGCAAGAAAACGGAATTATCCGAACAGATTCTTAGACAAATTATGAGCACAATTATGGGGATAGTGATGGCAACGAATTTGGGCATTTGTATGTGCTTTGTGAGTAcgatgtatattttatttttgatcaaggAACGTCAGTCTCGTGccaaattattgcaatttgtgAGTGGAGTGAGAGTTTGGACATTTTGGTTAATCAATTACATTTGGGACTTTTTCACATTAACGATTACGTGtgtcattattataataaccATTTTTTGCTTCCAAGTGGAAGGTTTTATGAAATTCGATGAACTGGGACGATATTTTCTGTTGCTCATCGTGTTTGCTTTTGCCGTATTGCCCTTCACTTATCTACTCTCTTTGCTATTTGAGGATCCGGCAACGGGTTTTAGCCGCGTTACAACTATCAATATGATATTTGGCGTAGTCGTTTTCTGGGTGGTTTGGATCATGTCAATGTTAGGGGACGAAGAGGAAAAAACTTCTACTCTTCTCAGCTCTATATTCCGTATTTTTCCCCATTTTTCATTGGTGATGGGGCTGAATAAGGCATACAGTTTTGTTCTCACACAGAGTGTATGCGAAAATTACGGTAGTGTATCCTCTAAACTTATCTGTGAGATGGATTCAAAGTGCTGCA ATGTGGATTCTATATTTCGCTGGGACGATCCGGGTATTATGAAGGAACTTGTCTATATGATGTGCACAGGAATTGTCTGTTTCCTTGTGCTCGTCATAGGCGACATGGGCTTAATCAATGAGCTCATCCTTATCGTACGCAAGCGAACAAT AAAAGCACCGCCACCACCAGAGGTTGTCGATGAGGATGTGGAGAGGGAGCGTCAACGTATCCTGAATATGAAGCCACATGAAATGGCCGCCAAGAATCTGGTATTGGATCGTGTAAGCAAATGTTATGGCTCCTTCACGGCCGTCAACCAGGTGTCACTATGCGTCAAAGA GGTCGAGTGCTTTGGGCTATTGGGAGTCAATGGTGCCGGCAAGACGACAACGTTTAAGATGTTGACGGGCGATGAGAAAATCAGTTGGGGATCTGCGTATGTTCAGGGTCTGAATCTGCAGACCCATATGGGTCAAGTCTATAGACGAATTGGCTATTGTCCACAATTCGATGCATTACTAGATAATGTAACTGGACGTGAGATGTTAcgaatattttgtttacttcgtGGCGTTCCAAAGGAAAATATCAAACCAATTTCCGAGGATTTGGCCAAATCATTTGGTTTCATGAAGCATATCGATAAATTCACGGTCACCTACAGTGGCGGCAATAAGCGTAAGCTGAGTGCAGCGATTGCCATGATTGGATCACCATCGGTTATATATCTAGACGAGCCCACCACGGGCATGGATCCAGCTGCCCGACGTCAGCTGTGGAACATGGTCTGTAGCATTCGTGACTCGGGCAAATCCATTGTTCTCACTTCGCACAGCATGGAGGAATGCGAGGCACTTTGCACACGTCTCGCCATTATGGTGAATGGTGAATTCAAGTGCATTGGATCCACTCAGCATTTGAAGAACAGATTCTCCAAGGGTCTTATTCTTAAGATCAAAGTGCGACGCAGTAAAAGTGGTCTTAGATCCTCTCAGCT cAGCGGCAACGGTAGCAGATATCGGACACAAGTTTCCGAAGTCTCAATACCATCGACACCGGTGCAATGTCAAAACTCGAGTGATGTTCCACTGCTTCGCAGTGTGAAGATCATTAAAATACCACACAG CAGCAATGACAGCTTGCAACGTATTTCTGATGATCAAATGGACACCGCAGGGAGCGATCGCGACAACATCGATGAAGTGACAGCAGAACTCAG GCGAAATCCGGATGCGATTCCAGGATTCAGTGGCCAGAAAATGGAGGATAGTATTGACAATGTGAAGAAGTTTGTGGATCAACATTTTCCACAAGCCATTTTACA